One genomic window of Psychrobacter cibarius includes the following:
- a CDS encoding DASS family sodium-coupled anion symporter, protein MSEQKLDSHLPDDGNEYLFTDTFPKGTGKGLIVVAIAAVISMIIYNVLPFDINANKGLALLFFIGVLWLTEALHVTITALLVVVVGALVGIPEFDAEIGLQSFANPTIYLFFGGFALAAALHVQQLDKKIALKILSMSGGKLSTAVFLIFGVTAFLSMWISNTATAAMMLPLALGILTQVDREKDRGTFVFVLLGIAYSASLGGLGTIVGSPPNAIAAKALNIAFVDWMKFGVPMMLVLLPLLLGAMYVFLKPNLNRKIVLVEDEPIVWNKPRVVTIIVFIVTALSWIFSKKIGAALDITDTDAVIALSAAAAVVSLGLVSWKQVSDNTDWGVLMLFGGGIALSTILKVSGASLVLGETVANALSSAPLIVVMIAVSAFIIFLTEFASNTASAALLVPVFAAIAEQMGLPHEVLVLVIGIGASCAFMLPVATPPNAIVFGTGLIKQSEMIRTGVILNIIATFVVGLWAYFFLI, encoded by the coding sequence ATGTCAGAGCAAAAACTAGATAGCCATCTTCCTGATGATGGCAATGAGTATTTATTTACCGATACCTTTCCAAAGGGTACTGGTAAAGGGTTGATAGTGGTCGCTATTGCGGCAGTTATCAGTATGATTATTTATAATGTATTACCATTCGATATCAACGCCAATAAGGGTCTTGCCTTATTGTTCTTCATCGGCGTATTGTGGCTAACGGAAGCGTTGCACGTCACGATTACGGCACTATTGGTAGTCGTGGTTGGTGCCTTAGTTGGTATACCAGAATTCGATGCCGAAATAGGCTTACAAAGCTTTGCCAATCCGACCATTTATTTGTTTTTTGGTGGTTTTGCTTTAGCGGCAGCCTTGCATGTGCAGCAATTGGATAAAAAAATTGCCCTGAAGATTTTATCGATGTCAGGTGGCAAATTAAGCACGGCGGTATTTTTAATATTTGGCGTGACCGCATTTTTGTCGATGTGGATATCGAATACTGCGACGGCGGCGATGATGTTGCCATTAGCACTGGGTATTTTAACGCAAGTTGACCGTGAAAAAGACCGAGGTACTTTTGTATTTGTACTATTAGGTATCGCTTATTCAGCAAGCCTTGGTGGTTTAGGTACGATCGTTGGTTCGCCACCAAATGCTATCGCTGCAAAAGCGCTCAATATTGCCTTTGTGGACTGGATGAAGTTTGGTGTGCCGATGATGCTGGTATTATTGCCGCTATTGTTAGGCGCGATGTATGTGTTTTTGAAGCCCAACCTGAATCGTAAAATTGTACTGGTTGAAGATGAGCCTATTGTATGGAATAAACCTCGCGTAGTGACGATTATCGTCTTTATTGTCACCGCATTGAGCTGGATTTTCTCCAAAAAGATTGGTGCTGCGCTTGATATTACAGATACTGACGCGGTTATTGCCTTATCAGCCGCTGCCGCTGTGGTCAGCTTAGGCTTGGTATCGTGGAAGCAAGTGTCTGATAATACGGATTGGGGTGTACTCATGCTGTTCGGTGGTGGTATCGCCCTGTCGACGATTCTGAAAGTGTCAGGTGCCTCTTTGGTGTTGGGGGAGACGGTCGCTAATGCCTTGTCTTCTGCACCGCTTATCGTGGTGATGATTGCGGTATCAGCATTTATTATTTTCTTAACGGAGTTTGCTTCTAATACCGCCTCTGCCGCCCTGCTGGTTCCCGTATTTGCTGCTATTGCAGAGCAGATGGGTTTGCCGCACGAAGTGTTGGTATTGGTCATCGGTATTGGTGCATCTTGTGCCTTTATGCTACCAGTTGCAACACCGCCAAATGCGATTGTCTTTGGTACGGGGTTGATTAAACAGAGCGAAATGATCCGTACGGGTGTCATTCTTAATATCATTGCTACCTTTGTCGTCGGATTATGGGCTTATTTCTTCTTAATATAG
- a CDS encoding YoaK family protein: MITKLPKWILWGGAVLAFSAGCVNTAALMGFTNLSVSHVTGNVSLFAAAIAYLDVRSILYIGALLLSFLAGAILSGYVIGQTSLKLGRRYGSALYIEAALLMVSYWLYQQHDYLGQLAAAMACGLQNAMVATYSGAVIRTTHLTGLTSDMGAAIGNWLAGRSISKPTLGFQAIIWYCFCGGSAVGAFLFAKVGYEALFVPIAIVLTAAFIYNYVSDRLPEKREPKNKRHSS, translated from the coding sequence ATGATAACCAAATTACCAAAGTGGATATTGTGGGGCGGGGCAGTACTGGCATTCAGTGCTGGCTGTGTTAACACTGCTGCGTTAATGGGGTTTACCAATCTATCGGTTTCTCATGTCACTGGCAACGTAAGCTTATTTGCAGCGGCTATTGCTTACTTGGATGTGCGTAGTATCTTGTATATTGGTGCGCTGCTATTGTCTTTTTTGGCAGGCGCGATACTGAGTGGTTATGTGATTGGGCAGACATCATTAAAGTTAGGTAGGCGCTATGGTAGTGCGCTATATATCGAGGCGGCACTGTTAATGGTCAGCTACTGGTTGTATCAGCAGCATGATTATTTAGGACAGTTGGCAGCGGCAATGGCATGCGGATTACAGAATGCCATGGTAGCGACTTATAGTGGCGCGGTTATTCGTACCACCCATTTAACAGGTTTGACATCAGATATGGGCGCAGCGATTGGCAACTGGTTGGCGGGTCGATCGATTAGCAAACCGACATTAGGGTTTCAAGCCATTATTTGGTATTGCTTTTGCGGTGGCAGCGCCGTTGGAGCATTTTTATTCGCCAAGGTTGGCTATGAAGCGCTATTTGTACCCATTGCTATCGTCTTGACGGCAGCATTTATATATAACTATGTCTCAGACCGCCTGCCAGAAAAAAGAGAGCCAAAAAATAAAAGGCACTCATCATAA
- a CDS encoding enoyl-ACP reductase has translation MLLQGQRFVVTGIASKLSIAWAIAEALHREGASLILTYPNDKIKKRVDMAAEKFEADLVLECDVASDESIAACFEQVTAHWGDGIDGVVHAIGFAPMDQLDGDFVKATTREGSQIAHDISSYSFVALAKEARALLSMRHGSMLTLTYEGSISVLPNYNVMGMAKASLEASVRYLATSMGGEGIRVNAISAGPIRTLAASGIKSFRKMLDISEKIAPLQRNITQTEVGNAALFLLSPWASGITGEIMFVDAGFNTVAISEQLMMLDEPK, from the coding sequence ATGCTACTACAAGGACAACGATTTGTCGTGACAGGCATTGCGAGCAAACTGTCTATCGCTTGGGCTATCGCTGAGGCACTGCACCGTGAAGGTGCCTCATTAATTCTCACTTATCCTAATGATAAGATCAAAAAGCGTGTCGATATGGCAGCGGAGAAATTCGAAGCAGATTTGGTACTTGAGTGTGATGTGGCATCTGATGAGTCTATCGCTGCCTGCTTTGAGCAAGTCACTGCCCATTGGGGTGATGGAATCGATGGTGTGGTACATGCGATTGGCTTTGCACCGATGGATCAGCTTGATGGCGATTTTGTTAAGGCGACGACCCGTGAAGGTAGTCAAATTGCCCATGATATCTCAAGCTATAGTTTTGTGGCATTAGCCAAAGAAGCTCGTGCTTTATTGTCCATGCGTCACGGTTCGATGCTGACATTGACATATGAAGGTAGTATCTCGGTATTGCCAAACTATAACGTCATGGGTATGGCAAAGGCCAGCCTCGAAGCCAGTGTTCGCTATTTGGCTACTTCGATGGGCGGTGAAGGCATTCGTGTCAATGCGATCTCAGCAGGTCCTATTCGCACGCTTGCTGCCAGTGGCATCAAATCATTCCGTAAAATGCTCGATATCAGCGAAAAAATCGCGCCGCTACAACGCAATATCACCCAAACCGAAGTCGGTAATGCGGCGCTTTTCTTGCTATCACCTTGGGCATCTGGTATTACCGGCGAGATTATGTTTGTTGACGCAGGTTTTAATACCGTTGCTATCAGTGAGCAATTAATGATGCTTGATGAGCCGAAATAA
- the folE gene encoding GTP cyclohydrolase I FolE, with amino-acid sequence MSNTPTIASNYQESVESYRQLILSTGEDLQRPGLEETPMRAAKAFAHLTQGYHQSLDEVVNDALFPSSNRELVLVQNIEFYSLCEHHMLPFHGIAHIGYLPNGQVLGLSKFARIVDMFARRLQVQENLSEQVAQTIMDVTGCRGVAVVMDAAHMCMMMRGVNKQHSTTRTMSMLGEYVHDNQARNEFLSAIPRRQPAF; translated from the coding sequence ATGAGTAACACCCCAACAATAGCATCAAATTACCAAGAAAGCGTTGAGTCTTATCGTCAACTGATTCTCTCAACAGGCGAGGACTTACAGCGTCCCGGTCTTGAAGAAACGCCGATGCGTGCTGCAAAAGCTTTTGCACATCTAACCCAAGGTTATCATCAAAGCTTGGATGAAGTCGTCAACGACGCCCTATTTCCATCAAGCAATCGCGAGCTGGTATTGGTACAAAATATTGAATTTTATTCATTGTGCGAACATCATATGCTGCCTTTTCATGGTATTGCTCATATAGGCTATTTACCCAATGGTCAAGTACTGGGCTTATCAAAATTTGCCCGTATCGTCGACATGTTCGCCCGTCGCTTGCAAGTTCAAGAAAATTTAAGCGAGCAAGTGGCACAAACTATCATGGATGTCACTGGCTGTCGCGGCGTAGCAGTAGTGATGGATGCAGCACATATGTGTATGATGATGCGCGGCGTAAATAAACAGCACTCTACTACACGCACGATGTCGATGTTGGGTGAGTACGTACATGACAATCAAGCGCGCAATGAGTTTTTGAGTGCGATTCCTAGACGTCAACCTGCATTCTAA
- the msrB gene encoding peptide-methionine (R)-S-oxide reductase MsrB: MNHKLKTGAIAMAVAAISMVFVGCAATENTPAVKSTAIDNPYAPTDPNLAVATVAGGCFWCVEAGYEKIPGVVEVVSGYTGGQSTNPTYSTVSAGGTGHTEAAQVYYDPTKITYNGLVQALWRIADPTDADGQYVDRGTQYRPAIFYNNAQEKQIAEAAKQSLQDSGVYSKPVVIEIVAASKFYPAEEYHQDYYKKNPIRYKAYTFNSGRYQFIESVYGKDYELDFSQFKPTAADSVQATSNNASATKASTGFNPDTFVKPAQDELKQLLSDIQYKVTQKDGTERAFDNEYWDNKAPGLYVDVISGEPLYSSRDQYKSGTGWPSFTRPLSTDMVVEKEDRGIFGSRTEIRSRYADSHVGHVFDDGPAPTGKRYCMNSAAMRFIPLAQMEAEGYGNWIDDVK, translated from the coding sequence ATGAATCATAAATTAAAGACGGGCGCTATTGCGATGGCTGTAGCAGCCATCAGTATGGTTTTCGTTGGCTGTGCTGCCACCGAAAATACGCCCGCTGTAAAAAGTACTGCCATCGATAATCCTTATGCGCCAACGGACCCAAATCTCGCAGTCGCTACGGTCGCTGGCGGTTGTTTTTGGTGCGTGGAAGCGGGTTATGAAAAAATACCTGGCGTTGTAGAAGTGGTCTCTGGCTATACCGGCGGTCAATCGACCAATCCAACTTATAGCACTGTATCAGCAGGCGGCACAGGGCATACTGAAGCTGCGCAGGTCTATTATGACCCGACGAAAATCACCTATAATGGTCTCGTTCAAGCGTTATGGCGTATCGCCGATCCAACCGATGCTGACGGCCAGTATGTAGATCGTGGTACTCAGTATCGTCCTGCTATTTTTTATAATAATGCACAAGAAAAGCAGATAGCGGAAGCTGCTAAGCAATCACTGCAAGACTCTGGTGTCTATAGCAAACCAGTTGTGATTGAAATTGTTGCTGCTAGCAAGTTTTACCCTGCTGAAGAGTATCATCAAGATTATTATAAGAAAAACCCAATCCGCTATAAAGCTTATACCTTTAATTCCGGGCGCTATCAATTTATCGAAAGTGTCTATGGTAAAGACTACGAGCTGGATTTTAGTCAGTTTAAACCTACTGCGGCAGATAGCGTACAGGCAACATCAAACAATGCGTCAGCTACTAAAGCTAGCACAGGATTCAATCCAGATACCTTTGTGAAGCCTGCACAGGATGAGCTAAAGCAGTTGCTAAGTGATATTCAATATAAAGTCACTCAAAAAGACGGCACCGAACGCGCTTTTGATAATGAATATTGGGATAATAAAGCGCCTGGGCTGTATGTCGATGTGATATCGGGAGAGCCACTATATTCCTCTCGTGATCAATACAAATCTGGCACTGGCTGGCCAAGCTTTACCCGTCCATTGAGCACGGATATGGTCGTTGAGAAGGAAGACCGAGGGATATTCGGAAGCCGTACCGAAATCCGTAGCCGTTATGCAGACTCACACGTCGGTCATGTGTTCGATGATGGCCCAGCACCGACAGGCAAGCGCTACTGTATGAATTCAGCGGCAATGCGTTTTATTCCACTGGCACAGATGGAAGCAGAAGGTTATGGCAATTGGATTGATGACGTAAAATAG
- a CDS encoding iron-containing alcohol dehydrogenase, protein MKKQNSIAKLVNNKLVNTNGLQNVGYLAVAKTRAKVLKAFAYVVPIRRPMLFVGETSCEELCDMAINEGSTNVFIVTDTVLNKLGIPAKVTDYLDSKNISYTVYDGITPDPTFNVVEEGLRKSIDAKCDSIIAIGGGSVIDAAKMIAMSQGNSCKPQQLIGILKARKPSMPLYCIPTTAGTGSEATLGAVVSDDKTHQKALSIDPRMVPLAAAIDPVIMKGMPAHITADTGIDVLTHALEAWMSANASVETDYYAASAIKSVMQNLPLVYKDGGNLKAREAMGIAAHYGGIAFNKAGLGYVHAIAHQLGAHYSIPHGRANAIVLPYVLDVNCQGSKKRLAELARKTGMVKSGQASKSDAEIADDLIAQVRELIATLNIDPTVKGMQSSDFDKIAKAAAKEVSDTYAVPAYLSASEIKAILTKIQQASDEHTA, encoded by the coding sequence ATGAAAAAACAAAACAGTATTGCTAAATTAGTAAATAACAAGTTAGTAAATACCAATGGATTGCAGAATGTCGGTTATTTAGCCGTTGCTAAAACACGCGCTAAAGTCTTAAAAGCGTTCGCTTATGTTGTTCCAATTAGAAGACCAATGCTATTTGTCGGTGAGACCTCTTGTGAAGAGCTATGTGATATGGCCATCAACGAAGGCAGCACCAATGTATTTATCGTCACTGATACCGTGCTTAATAAGCTAGGTATCCCAGCCAAAGTGACTGATTATCTAGATAGCAAAAATATCAGCTATACCGTTTATGACGGCATTACCCCAGACCCTACTTTTAACGTTGTCGAAGAGGGACTGCGCAAATCTATCGATGCTAAGTGCGATTCGATTATTGCTATCGGTGGTGGTTCGGTCATTGATGCGGCTAAGATGATTGCGATGTCGCAAGGCAATAGCTGCAAGCCGCAACAGCTTATCGGCATTCTTAAAGCTAGAAAGCCTTCGATGCCGCTTTATTGTATTCCTACCACGGCTGGCACAGGTTCAGAAGCAACCCTTGGTGCAGTAGTATCAGACGATAAAACGCATCAAAAAGCACTGTCTATTGACCCAAGAATGGTGCCATTAGCAGCGGCTATTGACCCTGTTATTATGAAAGGCATGCCTGCTCATATCACAGCGGATACGGGTATCGATGTTTTAACGCACGCGCTTGAAGCTTGGATGAGTGCTAATGCGAGCGTAGAGACCGATTATTATGCGGCTTCTGCGATCAAATCTGTGATGCAAAACCTACCGCTGGTCTATAAAGACGGCGGCAATCTTAAAGCCAGAGAAGCAATGGGTATTGCCGCTCATTACGGCGGTATCGCCTTTAATAAAGCGGGTCTTGGTTACGTTCATGCTATCGCTCACCAGTTAGGCGCGCACTATAGTATTCCTCACGGTCGTGCCAATGCCATCGTGCTGCCGTATGTGCTTGATGTCAATTGTCAAGGAAGTAAAAAAAGACTGGCAGAATTGGCTAGAAAAACAGGTATGGTAAAATCGGGACAAGCTAGCAAGAGTGATGCTGAGATTGCCGACGACCTCATCGCGCAAGTACGTGAACTGATTGCCACCTTGAATATCGATCCAACGGTGAAAGGCATGCAAAGCAGTGATTTTGATAAAATTGCCAAAGCAGCTGCAAAAGAAGTTAGTGATACTTATGCAGTACCGGCTTATCTATCAGCGTCTGAAATCAAGGCTATTTTAACCAAGATTCAGCAAGCCAGTGATGAGCATACTGCTTGA
- a CDS encoding dipeptide ABC transporter ATP-binding protein has translation MLSVDKLSIVTDAGSVLVDKLSYELRQGQTLAIVGESGSGKSIASLALLGLLPDSLTVSGEVKLAGSAGLTVLPIANANVGVSAKARNAALRSIRGQRIGMVFQEPMTALNPLHTVGKQIAESLRLVGVPKKQWQSQTIDLLNDVNITNPIDKLNRYPHELSGGQRQRVMIAMALAQQPDILIADEPTTALDVTLQHEILALLDDLKRQHNMAMVLISHDLNLVRRYSDDVIVMHQGQTIEQGQTAAVFNQPKAEYTRSLIKQDFGQALNFSNDDKIQQPTVLQVSNLQIQFPIEKSLFGGTKRWFDAVKNVDMTLQKGWALGIVGESGSGKTTIALALSQLLSNQARVGGEIMVNGQDITAFSKRDLRTFRSQIQMVFQDPFASINPRMTVMQIVEEGLLVQGVDKAARQQAVMYSLTTVHLPAEFAHRYPHELSGGQRQRVALARALIMQPSLLILDEPTSALDSTTQVTVVSLLREIQQKLQISYVFISHDLKVVRALCQHIMVLKDGICIEYGRTEDVFNSPQHPYAQQLLQASMI, from the coding sequence GGGCAGACGTTAGCGATAGTAGGTGAATCAGGCTCTGGCAAATCCATTGCAAGTCTCGCGTTATTAGGCTTATTGCCAGACAGTTTGACCGTTAGCGGTGAGGTGAAGCTAGCAGGGTCAGCAGGGTTGACTGTGCTACCGATAGCCAATGCCAATGTTGGTGTTAGTGCTAAGGCACGTAACGCTGCGCTGCGCTCTATTCGCGGACAGCGCATCGGCATGGTGTTTCAAGAGCCGATGACAGCGCTCAATCCACTACATACGGTCGGCAAACAAATTGCTGAATCACTACGTCTAGTTGGTGTGCCCAAGAAACAATGGCAAAGCCAAACAATCGATTTACTAAATGATGTCAATATTACCAATCCGATTGATAAGTTGAACCGCTATCCGCACGAGCTATCAGGTGGTCAACGTCAACGGGTCATGATTGCCATGGCATTGGCACAGCAGCCTGATATTTTAATCGCTGATGAGCCGACCACCGCGCTTGATGTGACTCTGCAACATGAGATTCTCGCTCTATTAGATGATCTTAAGCGTCAGCATAATATGGCGATGGTGCTTATTAGCCATGACCTCAATCTGGTCAGGCGCTACAGTGATGACGTCATCGTCATGCACCAAGGGCAAACGATTGAGCAAGGGCAAACCGCAGCGGTGTTTAACCAGCCCAAAGCCGAATATACCCGCTCGCTAATCAAACAAGACTTTGGCCAAGCACTGAACTTCTCTAATGATGATAAAATTCAGCAACCCACCGTATTGCAAGTCAGCAATTTACAAATACAGTTTCCCATTGAAAAAAGCCTATTCGGTGGTACTAAGCGCTGGTTTGATGCGGTAAAAAATGTTGATATGACGCTACAGAAAGGGTGGGCGTTAGGCATTGTTGGTGAGTCAGGCTCTGGAAAAACCACCATCGCCCTCGCACTCAGTCAATTACTGAGCAATCAAGCGCGTGTGGGTGGCGAAATAATGGTCAATGGACAAGATATTACGGCATTTTCCAAACGTGATTTGCGCACCTTTCGCTCGCAAATTCAAATGGTGTTTCAAGACCCCTTTGCCAGTATCAATCCGCGCATGACAGTGATGCAAATCGTTGAAGAAGGATTGCTCGTACAAGGCGTTGATAAGGCAGCACGGCAGCAGGCAGTGATGTATAGCCTTACTACCGTGCATCTGCCAGCTGAGTTTGCGCATCGCTATCCGCATGAGTTGTCAGGTGGTCAGCGTCAGCGTGTCGCACTTGCGCGCGCCCTGATTATGCAACCAAGTCTATTGATACTGGATGAGCCGACGTCCGCGCTTGATAGTACCACGCAGGTCACTGTAGTTAGCTTGCTGCGTGAAATTCAACAGAAACTACAAATCAGTTATGTATTTATTAGTCATGACTTAAAAGTGGTGCGCGCCTTATGTCAGCATATTATGGTGCTTAAAGATGGGATATGTATTGAGTACGGACGTACTGAAGATGTTTTTAATAGCCCGCAGCATCCCTATGCGCAGCAGTTGCTGCAGGCGAGTATGATTTAG